DNA from Chitinophaga pendula:
CGGTTACGGGTACGATATCATCTTTGAAGCGGCCTTCTTTGATGGCGGCGAGTGCTTTCTGATGGGAGTTAAAGGCGAATTGGTCCTGGTCTTCGCGGCTTACGTTATATTCCCTGGCGACAGCTTCGGCGGTGAGGCCCATTCCCCAGTAGTAATCGGGGTTGGTGAGTGCGATGTCGGCGTTGGGTACGATTCGCCAGCCCCCCATGGGGATCATGCTCATGTTTTCTACGCCACCGGCGATGATACAATTGCTGATGCCGGCATGTATTTTGGAGGCGGCGATGGCGATGGTTTCGAGGCCGGAAGCGCAGTATCTGTTGACGGTCATGCCTGGTACCTTGTCGGTATCGAGGGCGATGAGGGAGATCAGGCGGCCGATATTGAGGCCTTGTTCGGCTTCGGGAGTGGCGTTTCCTACGATCACATCGTCTATCTGGTCTTTATCTACCTGAGGGACGGATGCCATGAGATGTTTTATGACATCTGCTGATAATGTATCGGGGCGGGTGAATCGAAAGCCACCACGAGGGGCTTTACCGATGGCGCTACGATAGGCAGCTACTATATATGCATTCATGATCTTTTTCTTTTTTATTAGTTCCTTAATACTTTTCCTCCGGTCAGTATCGACTGCATGCGTTCCATGCTTTTTCTTTCCATGGTGAGGGAAAGGAAGGCTTCGCGTTCGAGGTCGAGCAGGTATTGTTCGCTGACCTGTGTTGGTTGGGAGAGGTCTCCGCCGGCGAGGACGAAAGCTAGTTTCTGGGAGATCTTCACGTCATGTTCGCTGATATAGTGGCCGCTGAACATGGTGTTAGCACCGATATATCCGAGGCCAAGCGCCTGTTTGCCCAGGACGCGGATGTCGGTACGTTGTACTGGTTTGGTATATCCGGCATCTGCCAGCAGGAGGCATTGTTCTTTTGCTTCTGCGAGGAGGCGGTTGCGAGAAATTACTACCAGGTCTTTTCCTTTGCGGAGGTATCCGTATTCGAGTGCTTCGTAGGCGGAGGTGGATACTTTGGCTTGGCCGATGGTGAGGAAACGTTCGCGGAACTTATTCAATTCGATATCGCCTTCGTTGAGTTCGTCAGAGAGGCGCAAGGCGAATTCTTTGGAGCCGCCGCCGCCGGGGATGAGGCCTACGCCGAATTCTACCAGTCCCATATACAGTTCTGCATGAGCGACTACTTTGTCGGCATGCATACACAGTTCGCAGCCACCGCCGAGGGCCATGCCGTGAGGGGCGGCTACTACGGGGATGGCGGAGTAGCGGATGCGCATCATGGTGTTCTGGAATGCGCGGATGACCATGTTAAGTTCATCGTATTCCTGTTCGATTGCCATCATGAGGATCATGCCTACGTTGGCGCCTGCGGAGAAGTTAGCTGCTTCGTTTGATATTACGAGGCCGCGGTAGTTTTTCTCGGCGAGGTCGATGGCTTTGTTGATGCCTTCGATGACTTCGCCGCCGATGGCGTTCATTTTAGTATGGAATTCGAGGTTAAGGATACCATCTCCGAGGTCGGTGATGGTGGTGCCGCTGTTTTTCCATACGGTATGTGTCGGGCGGATATTATCGAGGAGGATGAAGGATTCGGTTCCTGGGATGATCTTGTAGGTTTTCTCCTTTATGTCGTAGTAGCGTCGGTGGCCATCTTCTACTTTATAGAAGGAGGTGGCGCCGCTTTCGAGCATGTCGTATACCCATTGGGCAGGTTTGTTGCCTGCTTCTTCCATGGCTTTTACGGTTTTTTCTACGCCGAGGGCGTCCCAGGATTCGAAGGGCCCCAGTTCCCAACCGAAGCCGGCGGTGATGGCGGCATCGATTTTATACAGTTCATCTGCGATTTCGGGGATACGGTTGCTGGCGTATGCGAATAGCGGGAAGAAGGTAGCGCGATAGAATTCGCCGGCGCGATCGTTTGCTGCGATGAGCATGCGAAGGCGTTCGGGGAGGTTACTGATCGGTTTGGTCGCTTCGAGGGCGGCAAATTTTACTTTCTGGGAAGGTTTGTATTCCAGTGTTTTTAGGTCGAGGGCATGGAATTCATTTTTGCCATCGACTTTTACTTTTTTGTAGAAGCCCTGTTCTGTTTTGCTACCCAGCCATTTGTTTTCTACCATTTTATTAACGAAGCTGGGTATCTGGAAGAGGTCGCGAGCTTCGTCAGCGGGTGCGTTTTCGGCTACGCCATTGGCTACGTGTACCATTGTATCGAGGCCTACGACATCGTTGGTGCGGAAGGTAGCAGATTTGGGGTGGCCGATCACGGGACCGGTCAGTTTATCTACTTCTTCTACGGTATAATTATTTTTATCCACGAAGTGGAGGAGTTGCATGATGCTGAACACGCCGATACGGTTGCCGATGAAGGCGGGGGTATCTTTGGCGAGTACGGTTGTTTTGCCCAGGTATTTTTCTCCGTAGTGCATGAGGAAGTCGATCACTTCGGGATCGGTTTCTTTGGTACTGATGATCTCCAGGAGCCGGAGGTACCGAGGAGGGTTGAAGAAGTGGGTACCGCAGAAATGTTTGCGGAAGTCTTCGCTTCTGCCCTCGCTCATGAGGTGGATGGGGATACCGGAGGTGTTGGAGGTGATGAGGGTACCTGGTTTGCGGAATTGTTCTACTTTTTCGAATACCTGCTGTTTGATATCCAGGCGTTCCACTACTACTTCAATTACCCAGTCGCAGGAAGCGATGGCGGGCAGATCATCTTCGAAGTTGCCGGTGGTGATCAGCCTGGCGAAGGATTTGAGGTAGATGGGGGAAGGGTTGGATTTCAATGCGAAGGCCAGCGCATCATTTACGATCTTGTTCCTGGCTTTTTTATCTCCTGCAGGAGCATCTTTCGGTACGATATCGAGCAGTAGTACTTCCACGCCAATGTTGGCAAAGTGGCAAGCGATGCGACTGCCCATTACACCCGAACCGAGTACGGCTACCTTTTTGATGGTTCTTTTCATAACTTGATCAGGTCAATGTTTTTAATTATATGCTTAATATGATACGTTGATTGCTATGTTTAGTCATTTGTTTTGACCGCTGATTTCCGGCGGATCTTTTTTCCTGCCGGTGTGGGCGGGGGTGCTGCGGGGTTGAGTGCGATGTTTTCCCAGCAGGTATTGACCAGTTGTTGCCTATTGGTGTGTTTGGTCAGGTCAGTTTTGCGTGCGAGGTGGAATTTCATCATCATTTCGAGGGGACCGTATACCATTGCTACGAGTAATGCTTCGGGGAGGTCTTTTACCTCTTTCAGTCTGATTGCGTCGCGGACCATTTGGTAGATGGGTTCCAGGATGATAAAATTTTCCTGTTGTGTTTCTTTAAATATTAAGGGTGAGTAAGTATACTGTTCGATGAAGCTAAAGCCATCAGGGTCGTCGAGATAGAATCCGACGGCGTTGTTCATCATCTCGAAGAAATTTTCGCGGAAGGCTCGTTCCGGGTTATATCCTTTGAGTACATGTGCGTTGAAGTCGGATACGACCATTTGGTATAAAGCGTTAATGAGTTCTTCTTTTCCTTTGAAATGAACATATATGGTGCCAGCAGCTACGTCGGCTTCCTGGGCGATATTTTTCATATTAAGATGATAGAAGCCACCGCGGTTCACCAGTTTCAGTACACTTTTTAAAATCGCTTCCTTTTTGTTCATGCTTCTAAATTAAGGAAAATGAATGAACGTTCATACCAATTTATGTTTTTTTTAAGATTTGGGGGGGATGAGGGGGGACTGCTACTTATTTTCATACCGGCTTGTCCAATTTAGCTTTTACAACCGAATCGACCGGACGCGCGTATTTTTGAGCAGGACGACCACCTTCATTGCCTGGCGCTTAGTTGTTTGTTTTACCTATCAACCCCTAAAGTCATGTCACAGTCTATCCGCACTCCATGGCTGTACTATTTGCAGAGAGAGGTACAGTTAACCTGGTTATTTATTTACCGGGATCTTTCCACGACGTTATTACCCGGGCTTGTACTGGTATTGTTGTCGTGGCAGGACAGCGGCCGGTCGTTGGCCTTGTTGCCTTTGTATTTATGTGGTACGCTGCTCCATATGGGGTTGTCGTTGTATACTTTTTGTTTGTCGAACCAGGTTCATTCTGTGGAGGAGGACCGGTTAAACAAGCCAGACCGGCCTTTGCCATCGGGGTTGATCTGTGTGCGGGGGATGTACCGGCGGCAGGTGGTGGGTAACCTGCTGTATTTGTTGGTGGGTGTAGTATTGGGGGTATTGTGGTTTACGATAGCGTGGCAGGTGATCACGTATTGTCTAAATAATATGGGTTGGAGCCAGCACTGGGCGACGAAGAACCTGTTGGGGATGAGTCTGGGGGCATTTGTGCTGGACTGTGCGCAGTGGCAGATCGTGCAGCGGTTGTCGTCTCCTGTATGGCTTTATATTGCTACGTTTTGTATCTGGCAGGGGATTTCTTTCCAGGTGCAGGATCTGCGGGACCAGGAAGGGGACCGGCTGTTGCATCGCAGGACGTTGCCGATAGTGGTGGGCGATCCGGCGGCGCGGTTGATGCTGGGTATTCATTTTTGTTTGTTCTCTCCTCTCCTATTCCTGCTGGTAATGTATACCAATGCTTCTTTGCATGAGTTAT
Protein-coding regions in this window:
- a CDS encoding 3-hydroxyacyl-CoA dehydrogenase/enoyl-CoA hydratase family protein — protein: MKRTIKKVAVLGSGVMGSRIACHFANIGVEVLLLDIVPKDAPAGDKKARNKIVNDALAFALKSNPSPIYLKSFARLITTGNFEDDLPAIASCDWVIEVVVERLDIKQQVFEKVEQFRKPGTLITSNTSGIPIHLMSEGRSEDFRKHFCGTHFFNPPRYLRLLEIISTKETDPEVIDFLMHYGEKYLGKTTVLAKDTPAFIGNRIGVFSIMQLLHFVDKNNYTVEEVDKLTGPVIGHPKSATFRTNDVVGLDTMVHVANGVAENAPADEARDLFQIPSFVNKMVENKWLGSKTEQGFYKKVKVDGKNEFHALDLKTLEYKPSQKVKFAALEATKPISNLPERLRMLIAANDRAGEFYRATFFPLFAYASNRIPEIADELYKIDAAITAGFGWELGPFESWDALGVEKTVKAMEEAGNKPAQWVYDMLESGATSFYKVEDGHRRYYDIKEKTYKIIPGTESFILLDNIRPTHTVWKNSGTTITDLGDGILNLEFHTKMNAIGGEVIEGINKAIDLAEKNYRGLVISNEAANFSAGANVGMILMMAIEQEYDELNMVIRAFQNTMMRIRYSAIPVVAAPHGMALGGGCELCMHADKVVAHAELYMGLVEFGVGLIPGGGGSKEFALRLSDELNEGDIELNKFRERFLTIGQAKVSTSAYEALEYGYLRKGKDLVVISRNRLLAEAKEQCLLLADAGYTKPVQRTDIRVLGKQALGLGYIGANTMFSGHYISEHDVKISQKLAFVLAGGDLSQPTQVSEQYLLDLEREAFLSLTMERKSMERMQSILTGGKVLRN
- a CDS encoding TetR/AcrR family transcriptional regulator, whose translation is MNKKEAILKSVLKLVNRGGFYHLNMKNIAQEADVAAGTIYVHFKGKEELINALYQMVVSDFNAHVLKGYNPERAFRENFFEMMNNAVGFYLDDPDGFSFIEQYTYSPLIFKETQQENFIILEPIYQMVRDAIRLKEVKDLPEALLVAMVYGPLEMMMKFHLARKTDLTKHTNRQQLVNTCWENIALNPAAPPPTPAGKKIRRKSAVKTND
- a CDS encoding UbiA family prenyltransferase, whose amino-acid sequence is MSQSIRTPWLYYLQREVQLTWLFIYRDLSTTLLPGLVLVLLSWQDSGRSLALLPLYLCGTLLHMGLSLYTFCLSNQVHSVEEDRLNKPDRPLPSGLICVRGMYRRQVVGNLLYLLVGVVLGVLWFTIAWQVITYCLNNMGWSQHWATKNLLGMSLGAFVLDCAQWQIVQRLSSPVWLYIATFCIWQGISFQVQDLRDQEGDRLLHRRTLPIVVGDPAARLMLGIHFCLFSPLLFLLVMYTNASLHELSGSVTGMCILVAELLLNWLVAFRIWWYRHPAADHKTYQVFTWLACFNLLIIAFI